The following proteins are encoded in a genomic region of Acidimicrobiia bacterium:
- a CDS encoding SBBP repeat-containing protein → PRGIAVDSLGNVYVSDQYNNRVVKFDSSGNFVSKFGSSGSGDG, encoded by the coding sequence CCTCGTGGTATTGCTGTTGATTCTTTAGGTAATGTTTACGTGTCTGATCAATATAATAATCGTGTTGTGAAGTTTGATTCTTCTGGTAATTTTGTTTCTAAGTTTGGCAGTTCAGGTTCTGGCGATGGTGA